A genomic window from Carassius auratus strain Wakin chromosome 19, ASM336829v1, whole genome shotgun sequence includes:
- the stm gene encoding protein starmaker: protein MKFDAWLFHEYGFYGRTDFFLNVRGSHVTPLSLAQPPQRPGNTQGIKDLRAAPLTQASDLHYCTFANPTLHFCAIAMLSRMLVVPLIFALVGVSISAPINDGTDNDEAAAALGILSGHPFFSLFSTPPTPIPGNGDSGTTDGENSAEKQGDPTDSSDTTEKPEVDGTPDTSDTNNDKPLDEATSGPDSIDTTDTDTDTNTGTDASQETTSDSDENNEKPSAEVSSDAEHADTDSKEEKSTDTDEKADSDSDGSDGDSASVEKTDSADASDDANKTSTEDTDDSSDKDSSDTDEQQDSDDSDKDESDGDSDEKSDKKDDKDTSDDSSKDTSDTPDKIDTDSDSDTDEVKGSDESKDQDSDSKDTDSTEKKEKDQDSDSDADTSSVRDTTDFPEDSTEDKDKDSSDSKDTEDDGDSEKEDTNETGSDSDEGKDKEDESKPDATSKEDTTASRSDESPLEEMTEDKQEDKPDSDNSSQDSSSDTDSDSKDKEQDKEKNSTESTDTDSSDSGSKSDTDSLETDTDEDNDSSVEKEKQDTDEDNDSSVEKERQDTDEDNDSSVEKERQDDHDNDSADATTSNEHTDADSHDVADDDDNTDVHDDELGVEGGTEQRFFTDAASKTHDEPDHLDDTTQGSDDASKSPVPSS, encoded by the exons GAACGTTAGAGGTTCTCATGTAACGCCTCTGTCTTTAGCTCAACCCCCTCAGAGGCCAGGAAACACACAGGGTataaaagatctgagagcagCTCCACTCACTCAGGCTTCAGACCTGCATTACTGTACCTTTGCCAATCCCACACTGCATTTCTGTGCTATTGCAATGCTGTCCCG GATGCTGGTTGTTCCATTGATCTTTGCATTAGTGGGTGTCTCTATTTCTGCACCCATAAACG ATGGAACAGATAACGATG AGGCGGCTGCAGCTCTAGGGATCCTCAGTG GTCATccgtttttctctcttttttcaacTCCTCCAACTCCAATCCCTGGAAATGGAGACTCAG GGACTACAGATGGGGAAAATTCAGCAGAGAAACAAGGAG ATCCCACTGACTCGTCTGACACCACTGAGAAACCAG AGGTTGATGGTACTCCTGACACATCAGATACAAACA ATGACAAACCCCTGGATGAAGCCACCAGCGGCCCAGATTCAATAG ACACAACAGATACTGACACAGACACGAATACAGGAACAGATGCATCGCAGGAGACGACAAGCGATTCAG ACGAGAACAATGAGAAACCATCAGCGGAGGTCAGCTCAG ATGCAGAACATGCTGATACAGATTCAAAAGAAGAGAAATCTACAG ACACGGATGAAAAGGCAGACAGTGATTCAGACGGCTCAG ACGGGGATTCTGCTAGTGTGGAAAAGACAGATTCTGCTGATGCATCTGATGATGCAAATAAAACCTCTACAG AAGATACAGATGATTCATCTGACAAGGATTCTTCAGACACAGATGAACAGCAGGACTCGGATG atTCTGACAAAGACGAATCAGATGGAGACTCCGATGAAAAGAGTGACAAGAAAGATGACAAAGACACCAGCGATGACTCCAGTAAAGACACCTCTGATACACCAGACAAAATCGACACAGACAGCGACTCGGACACTGATGAGGTGAAAGGTTCAGATGAATCCAAAGACCAGGATTCAGATTCAAAAGACACCGACAGCACggagaagaaagagaaagacCAGGACTCTGACAGCGACGCAGACACCAGCAGCGTTCGAGACACAACGGATTTCCCCGAGGATAGCACCGAGGATAAAGACAAGGACAGCAGTGACTCGAAAGACACTGAAGATGATGGAGACAGCGAGAAGGAGGACACCAATGAGACTGGCAGCGACAGTGATGAGGGAAAAGATAAAGAGGACGAATCCAAACCAGACGCCACCTCAAAAGAAGACACCACAGCCAGTCGGTCTGACGAAAGTCCACTGGAGGAAATGACAGAAGACAAGCAAGAAGACAAACCTGATTCTGACAACTCCAGTCAAGACTCAAGTTCAGACACGGACTCTGACAGCAAAGATAAAGAACAGGACAAAGAGAAGAACAGCACCGAGTCCACAGACACAGACAGCTCTGACAGCGGCAGCAAGAGTGACACGGACAGCTTAGAAACAG ATACTGATGAAGACAATGACTCCAGCGTGGAAAAGGAGAAACAAG ATACTGATGAAGACAATGACTCCAGCGTGGAAAAGGAAAGACAAG ATACTGATGAAGACAATGACTCCAGCGTGGAAAAGGAAAGACAAG atGACCATGACAATGACTCAGCAGATGCTACGACATCAAATG AACACACTGATGCAGACAGCCATGATGTTGCAGACG ATGATGATAACACTGATGTCCATGATGATGAGCTCGGGGTTGAAGGCGGCACAG AACAACGATTTTTTACAGACGCCGCTTCTAAAACACACGATGAACCAGATCATCTTGATGACACAACACAAG GATCAGATGATGCCAGCAAAAGCCCTGTGCCAAGCTCCTAG